The proteins below are encoded in one region of Acidobacteriota bacterium:
- a CDS encoding sigma-54-dependent Fis family transcriptional regulator, with product MNRKEKILIVDDEPDMQEVLETLLKSEGYLIDTASSGKEALSKLSEEIYDLVILDVMMPEMDGIETLTKIKEEDPEQVVIMITAYASVENAIAAMRKGAFDYITRPFRNEEIILTIKRALEQKRLTEENRALRRLLREKYSFHNIIGKNKKMLKVFRLIEQAAPSKSTILIQGESGTGKELVAVAIHQLSPRANKRFVVVNSGNVPPDLLESNLFGHVKGAFTGAVTAKKGLFEVANGGSIFFDEIGTISLETQAKLLRVIQEKEFMRLGGVETIKVDVRIIAATNVDLKKAVEKGEFREDLYYRINVITIELPPLRERKDDIPLLVRHFIDKYSKENNKEPCEITERALECLINYNWPGNVRELENVIERAVVLNTKERIDINLLPHYIVHPKIEVPIPIDIPPEGISFREVVDEFKKTLIVKSLQMAGGVQKKAADLLKLKPTTLSEMIKRYGITNEES from the coding sequence ATGAACAGGAAGGAGAAAATATTAATCGTAGATGACGAGCCGGATATGCAGGAAGTATTGGAGACCCTCCTCAAGTCGGAGGGTTATTTAATAGACACCGCCTCCTCCGGCAAGGAGGCGCTTTCCAAGCTATCTGAGGAGATCTACGACCTGGTCATCCTGGATGTGATGATGCCGGAGATGGACGGGATCGAGACCCTAACCAAGATAAAAGAGGAGGACCCAGAACAGGTAGTAATAATGATCACCGCCTACGCCTCGGTAGAGAACGCCATCGCTGCGATGAGGAAGGGGGCGTTCGATTATATAACGAGGCCCTTCCGCAACGAGGAGATCATCCTCACGATAAAGCGGGCGCTCGAACAGAAGAGACTTACCGAGGAAAATCGTGCCCTCCGCCGACTGCTTCGAGAAAAATATAGCTTCCATAATATCATCGGTAAGAACAAAAAGATGCTCAAGGTATTTCGCCTAATCGAGCAGGCAGCGCCATCGAAAAGCACTATCCTCATCCAAGGAGAAAGCGGTACGGGAAAGGAGTTGGTCGCGGTTGCCATCCATCAGCTCAGCCCCCGGGCGAACAAGCGGTTTGTGGTGGTCAATTCGGGGAATGTTCCCCCAGACCTCCTCGAGAGCAACCTTTTTGGCCATGTTAAAGGAGCATTCACCGGCGCAGTAACCGCCAAGAAAGGACTGTTTGAGGTGGCTAATGGGGGAAGCATCTTCTTCGACGAGATAGGGACGATAAGCCTTGAGACACAGGCGAAATTACTCCGGGTGATCCAGGAGAAGGAGTTTATGCGTCTCGGCGGGGTGGAGACGATAAAGGTTGATGTCAGGATCATTGCTGCTACCAATGTGGACCTGAAGAAGGCAGTGGAAAAGGGCGAATTCAGAGAGGACCTCTACTACCGAATAAATGTTATCACCATAGAGCTACCTCCACTCAGGGAAAGGAAGGACGATATACCGCTTCTCGTGCGTCACTTCATCGATAAATACTCCAAGGAGAACAATAAAGAACCTTGCGAGATAACCGAGCGAGCGCTTGAATGCCTAATCAACTACAATTGGCCAGGGAATGTGCGGGAGTTGGAGAATGTAATCGAACGGGCGGTAGTGCTCAACACAAAGGAGAGAATAGATATCAACCTCCTTCCGCACTACATCGTACACCCCAAGATCGAGGTGCCCATCCCCATAGATATACCACCGGAAGGGATATCCTTCAGGGAGGTGGTGGACGAGTTCAAGAAGACCCTCATAGTGAAATCCCTCCAGATGGCGGGAGGGGTGCAGAAGAAAGCAGCCGATCTCCTAAAACTCAAGCCAACCACCCTGAGCGAGATGATAAAACGCTATGGGATAACGAACGAGGAAAGCTGA
- a CDS encoding MBL fold metallo-hydrolase — protein sequence MKLYILGSGCALPSPRRGSPGLALIVEEELILIDTGSGSLRMLGRLGLPLASLRFLIYSHFHPDHIADLVPLLFALRTGVFSIPTLTVIGPPGLPELWQGLREIYKELIVPKGVGIRLIEAERGELSFDNFSLKISPVLHSDSSLAYRFTDKRGKSLVYSGDTDYCEEIVSLAKEADLLVLECSFPEGKKEPGHLTPTLAGRIAREASAKVLLLTHFYPVVDRSPILREVKREFSREVILAEDGMVVPIL from the coding sequence ATGAAGCTTTATATCCTTGGCTCCGGATGTGCTCTTCCTTCTCCGAGAAGGGGCTCTCCCGGGCTTGCCCTGATAGTGGAAGAGGAGTTGATATTGATCGACACTGGCTCGGGAAGCCTCCGGATGTTAGGGAGACTCGGCCTTCCTCTTGCCTCCCTGCGGTTTCTCATCTATTCTCATTTCCATCCCGACCACATCGCTGACCTGGTGCCCCTTCTCTTCGCTCTCAGGACCGGTGTTTTCTCCATTCCTACCCTTACTGTTATCGGTCCTCCTGGGCTTCCCGAGTTGTGGCAGGGGCTGAGAGAGATATATAAGGAATTGATCGTCCCCAAAGGGGTAGGTATTAGGCTGATCGAGGCAGAGCGGGGAGAGCTCTCCTTTGATAACTTCAGTCTTAAGATAAGTCCGGTTCTCCATTCCGATTCAAGCCTTGCCTACCGGTTTACCGATAAAAGGGGAAAAAGCCTGGTCTACTCCGGGGATACCGATTATTGTGAGGAGATAGTAAGTTTAGCTAAAGAAGCCGATCTCCTTGTCCTTGAATGCTCCTTCCCTGAAGGAAAGAAGGAACCAGGTCATCTAACCCCAACCCTTGCCGGTAGAATAGCCCGTGAGGCTTCTGCTAAGGTACTGCTTCTTACCCACTTTTATCCCGTTGTCGATCGCTCCCCCATTCTAAGAGAGGTTAAGAGGGAATTCTCCCGTGAGGTGATATTGGCTGAAGATGGGATGGTTGTTCCTATCCTCTGA